In a single window of the Solea senegalensis isolate Sse05_10M linkage group LG1, IFAPA_SoseM_1, whole genome shotgun sequence genome:
- the plvapa gene encoding plasmalemma vesicle associated protein a isoform X1, with product MYSSGYSQVTRNGPMAQKKMQYRSKGKSCGYYMRIVFFFSSLIQSLIIVSLVLFLVYGKTQDSASTARIQDLEESFSRLSIENVALRQQRKNLTNLLNVTLTQKARNDWELRRFRYYANVSSVIIQDYDKKLQQCSTNLFMCNASPRYPCDCTQRISVPDNCNCGMLVERLKARLELVDSNFTQTVRKMRIEMDQTAKERDFINLEVIRLRRDKSTQEKELQFQKEKCKDQFFQSLSGVFNVSKALLEKIDSLFPVHLAFQLTCPKQREHLEQIRTNCTSLSRDVENKLQNYLDLVGGQVSDIQAENSRLKAENWRLSEDYRWCTQNRTGQIKEHNQKLSTLQLKHDQEKERLLMDKMKLNGEIQVLENNVKYKNKEVDHLTQQINYLNMSCRAVAGQGGLLKPGWGLAGGGQLGRTSSGGLGSNLGSSGLGLNKFGSSGLGSSSSSLSSPGSSSSLGSTGLGLNKFGSNGLGSSSSSSFSSPGSSSNLGSTGLGLNKFGSNGLGSSSSSSHSSPGSSSSLGSTGLGLNKFGLNGLGSSSSSSHSSPGSSSSLGSTGLGLNKFGSTGLGSSSSSSHLSPGSSSSLGSTGLGLNTFGSAGSGLNKQGSTGGGLSSFGSASSNPGLSSSGLGLNKQVLNGKGSSTLGTSSSGSTGSSPNFSLSGIGSNKPTSNVKSSPGLGSSSGSTGATSKTGSTNSGLSWLGLGLGISNSGQSKTGSGTASGTGRGTSSGSSNGGTGAGRISGLGGGSVNVAQHLQTLQLLINPPGPEEKEDHFRMYG from the exons ATGTACAGTAGTGGCTACTCGCAGGTCACCAGGAACGGTCCAATGGCCCAGAAGAAGATGCAGTATCGCTCAAAGGGCAAGAGCTGCGGCTACTACATGCgcattgtcttcttcttctcatcgCTCATTCAGTCTCTCATCATTGTGAGCCTCGTGCTCTTTCTCGTCTACGGGAAGACGCAGGACTCTGCGTCCACAGCACGCATCCAGGACCTGGAGGAGAGCTTCAGCCGACTCTCCATAGAGAACGTGGCTCTCAGGCAGCAGAGGAAAAACCTGACCAACCTACTCAACGTCACTCTGACCCAGAAGGCCCGTAATGACTGGGAGCTGAGGAGGTTCCGCTACTATGCCAACGTCTCATCAGTGATCATCCAAGATTACGACAAGAAACTG CAACAATGCTCTACCAATTTGTTCATGTGCAATGCCTCCCCACGTTATCCGTGTGACTGCACACAACGAA tttcagttccaGACAACTGTAACTGTGGGATGTTGGTTGAGCGGCTGAAAGCCCGGCTTGAGTTGGTAGATTCCAACTTCACCCAAACGGTGAGAAAGATGAGGATAGAAATGGACCAGACAGCCAAAGAGAGGGACTTCATCAACCTGGAGGTCATTCGTCTGAGGAGGGACAAATCCACACAAGAAAAGGAGTTGCAGTTccagaaagaaaaatgtaaagatCAATTTTTCCAGTCTTTGAGCGGCGTCTTCAATGTCTCCAAGGCTTTACTTGAAAAGATAGACTCCCTCTTCCCGGTACACCTTGCCTTCCAGCTTACCTGCCCAAAACAGAGGGAGCACCTGGAACAGATCCGCACTAACTGCACCAGCCTGTCCAGAGATGTAGAGAACAAGCTTCAGAATTACCTGGACCTTGTCGGGGGCCAGGTGTCCGACATCCAGGCCGAGAACAGTCGCTTGAAGGCAGAGAACTGGCGGCTGTCTGAGGATTACCGCTGGTGCACCCAGAACCGCACAGGCCAGATCAAAGAGCACAATCAGAAATTAAGCACCCTTCAGCTGAAGCATGATCAGGAAAAGGAGAGACTCCTGATGGACAAGATGAAGTTAAATGGAGAGATACAAGTCCTGGAAAACAAcgtcaaatataaaaataaagaagttGATCATCTCACTCAACAAATCAATTACCTCAACATGTCCTGCAGG GCAGTAGCTGGACAAGGAGGTTTACTAAAGCCTGGGTGGGGCTTAGCTGGGGGTGGTCAGCTTGGTAGGACAAGTTCAGGTGGGTTAGGTTCAAACCTTGGCTCCTCTGGATTAGGATTGAATAAATTTGGATCATCTGGGTTAGGTTCTTCAAGCTCGTCCTTGTCATCACCTGGGTCTAGTTCAAGTTTAGGCTCCACTGGGTTAGGTTTGAATAAATTTGGATCAAATGGATTAGGCTCCTCAAGCTCATCTTCTTTCTCGTCACCTGGGTCTAGTTCAAATTTAGGATCCACTGGATTAGGATTAAATAAATTTGGATCAAATGG GTTAGGCTCCTCAAGCTCATCCTCCCACTCGTCACCTGGTTCAAGTTCAAGCCTTGGCTCCACTGGATTAGGATTGAATAAATTTGGATTAAATGG GTTAGGCTCCTCAAGCTCATCCTCCCACTCGTCACCTGGTTCAAGTTCAAGCCTTGGCTCCACTGGATTAGGATTGAATAAATTTGGATCAACTGGGTTAGGGTCCTCAAGCTCATCCTCCCACCTGTCACCTGGGTCTAGTTCAAGCCTTGGCTCCACTGGATTAGGATTGAATACATTTGGCTCCGCTGGGTCAGGACTCAATAAGCAAGGATCAACTGGGGGAGGCTTATCTAGTTTTGGATCAGCCAGCTCAAATCCAGGTCTTAGTTCAAGTGGGTTAGGATTAAATAAGCAAGTACTCAATGGAAAAGGCTCATCAACCCTTGGGACTTCATCCTCTGGCTCAACTGGGTCAAGTCCAAACTTTAGCTTAAGTGGGATAGGCTCAAATAAGCCAACATCAAATGTGAAAAGTTCCCCAGGCTTGGGTTCATCTTCTGGTTCAACTGGAGCGACAAGCAAAACTGGGTCAACCAATTCTGGACTCTCATGGTTGGGGTTGGGGTTAGGGATTAGTAACTCAGGGCAAAGtaagacaggaagtggaacagCAAGTGGAACAGGGAGAGGAACATCAAGTGGCAGCAGTAATGGTGGGACTGGTGCAGGACGGATAAGTGGACTTGGAGGTGGCTCTG TCAATGTTGCTCAGCACCTTCAAACTCTGCAGCTTCTCATCAACCCACCTGGGCCAGA gGAGAAAGAAGATCACTTCAGAATGTATGGTTAG
- the plvapa gene encoding plasmalemma vesicle associated protein a isoform X2 codes for MYSSGYSQVTRNGPMAQKKMQYRSKGKSCGYYMRIVFFFSSLIQSLIIVSLVLFLVYGKTQDSASTARIQDLEESFSRLSIENVALRQQRKNLTNLLNVTLTQKARNDWELRRFRYYANVSSVIIQDYDKKLQQCSTNLFMCNASPRYPCDCTQRISVPDNCNCGMLVERLKARLELVDSNFTQTVRKMRIEMDQTAKERDFINLEVIRLRRDKSTQEKELQFQKEKCKDQFFQSLSGVFNVSKALLEKIDSLFPVHLAFQLTCPKQREHLEQIRTNCTSLSRDVENKLQNYLDLVGGQVSDIQAENSRLKAENWRLSEDYRWCTQNRTGQIKEHNQKLSTLQLKHDQEKERLLMDKMKLNGEIQVLENNVKYKNKEVDHLTQQINYLNMSCRAVAGQGGLLKPGWGLAGGGQLGRTSSGGLGSNLGSSGLGLNKFGSSGLGSSSSSLSSPGSSSSLGSTGLGLNKFGSNGLGSSSSSSFSSPGSSSNLGSTGLGLNKFGSNGLGSSSSSSHSSPGSSSSLGSTGLGLNKFGSTGLGSSSSSSHLSPGSSSSLGSTGLGLNTFGSAGSGLNKQGSTGGGLSSFGSASSNPGLSSSGLGLNKQVLNGKGSSTLGTSSSGSTGSSPNFSLSGIGSNKPTSNVKSSPGLGSSSGSTGATSKTGSTNSGLSWLGLGLGISNSGQSKTGSGTASGTGRGTSSGSSNGGTGAGRISGLGGGSVNVAQHLQTLQLLINPPGPEEKEDHFRMYG; via the exons ATGTACAGTAGTGGCTACTCGCAGGTCACCAGGAACGGTCCAATGGCCCAGAAGAAGATGCAGTATCGCTCAAAGGGCAAGAGCTGCGGCTACTACATGCgcattgtcttcttcttctcatcgCTCATTCAGTCTCTCATCATTGTGAGCCTCGTGCTCTTTCTCGTCTACGGGAAGACGCAGGACTCTGCGTCCACAGCACGCATCCAGGACCTGGAGGAGAGCTTCAGCCGACTCTCCATAGAGAACGTGGCTCTCAGGCAGCAGAGGAAAAACCTGACCAACCTACTCAACGTCACTCTGACCCAGAAGGCCCGTAATGACTGGGAGCTGAGGAGGTTCCGCTACTATGCCAACGTCTCATCAGTGATCATCCAAGATTACGACAAGAAACTG CAACAATGCTCTACCAATTTGTTCATGTGCAATGCCTCCCCACGTTATCCGTGTGACTGCACACAACGAA tttcagttccaGACAACTGTAACTGTGGGATGTTGGTTGAGCGGCTGAAAGCCCGGCTTGAGTTGGTAGATTCCAACTTCACCCAAACGGTGAGAAAGATGAGGATAGAAATGGACCAGACAGCCAAAGAGAGGGACTTCATCAACCTGGAGGTCATTCGTCTGAGGAGGGACAAATCCACACAAGAAAAGGAGTTGCAGTTccagaaagaaaaatgtaaagatCAATTTTTCCAGTCTTTGAGCGGCGTCTTCAATGTCTCCAAGGCTTTACTTGAAAAGATAGACTCCCTCTTCCCGGTACACCTTGCCTTCCAGCTTACCTGCCCAAAACAGAGGGAGCACCTGGAACAGATCCGCACTAACTGCACCAGCCTGTCCAGAGATGTAGAGAACAAGCTTCAGAATTACCTGGACCTTGTCGGGGGCCAGGTGTCCGACATCCAGGCCGAGAACAGTCGCTTGAAGGCAGAGAACTGGCGGCTGTCTGAGGATTACCGCTGGTGCACCCAGAACCGCACAGGCCAGATCAAAGAGCACAATCAGAAATTAAGCACCCTTCAGCTGAAGCATGATCAGGAAAAGGAGAGACTCCTGATGGACAAGATGAAGTTAAATGGAGAGATACAAGTCCTGGAAAACAAcgtcaaatataaaaataaagaagttGATCATCTCACTCAACAAATCAATTACCTCAACATGTCCTGCAGG GCAGTAGCTGGACAAGGAGGTTTACTAAAGCCTGGGTGGGGCTTAGCTGGGGGTGGTCAGCTTGGTAGGACAAGTTCAGGTGGGTTAGGTTCAAACCTTGGCTCCTCTGGATTAGGATTGAATAAATTTGGATCATCTGGGTTAGGTTCTTCAAGCTCGTCCTTGTCATCACCTGGGTCTAGTTCAAGTTTAGGCTCCACTGGGTTAGGTTTGAATAAATTTGGATCAAATGGATTAGGCTCCTCAAGCTCATCTTCTTTCTCGTCACCTGGGTCTAGTTCAAATTTAGGATCCACTGGATTAGGATTAAATAAATTTGGATCAAATGG GTTAGGCTCCTCAAGCTCATCCTCCCACTCGTCACCTGGTTCAAGTTCAAGCCTTGGCTCCACTGGATTAGGATTGAATAAATTTGGATCAACTGGGTTAGGGTCCTCAAGCTCATCCTCCCACCTGTCACCTGGGTCTAGTTCAAGCCTTGGCTCCACTGGATTAGGATTGAATACATTTGGCTCCGCTGGGTCAGGACTCAATAAGCAAGGATCAACTGGGGGAGGCTTATCTAGTTTTGGATCAGCCAGCTCAAATCCAGGTCTTAGTTCAAGTGGGTTAGGATTAAATAAGCAAGTACTCAATGGAAAAGGCTCATCAACCCTTGGGACTTCATCCTCTGGCTCAACTGGGTCAAGTCCAAACTTTAGCTTAAGTGGGATAGGCTCAAATAAGCCAACATCAAATGTGAAAAGTTCCCCAGGCTTGGGTTCATCTTCTGGTTCAACTGGAGCGACAAGCAAAACTGGGTCAACCAATTCTGGACTCTCATGGTTGGGGTTGGGGTTAGGGATTAGTAACTCAGGGCAAAGtaagacaggaagtggaacagCAAGTGGAACAGGGAGAGGAACATCAAGTGGCAGCAGTAATGGTGGGACTGGTGCAGGACGGATAAGTGGACTTGGAGGTGGCTCTG TCAATGTTGCTCAGCACCTTCAAACTCTGCAGCTTCTCATCAACCCACCTGGGCCAGA gGAGAAAGAAGATCACTTCAGAATGTATGGTTAG